From a single Pirellulaceae bacterium genomic region:
- a CDS encoding terpene cyclase/mutase family protein, whose product MFHKPLRAALLGVCLSPMTAVAQPAAPAVQFDQALSQYRQMIDRSIQYLRVRGQARDGSFSGQAGVGPTALVVSGLLAVGVAPEDPMIKQAFEFLDANIQPDGGIYAPQSRHRNYETCIAIMAYHQANRDGRLDSVLAGAEKFVRGIQWDEDEGIQPSNMAYGGGGYDSQSRPDLSNTSFLIESLTSLGRGPDDEAIQKALIFVSRCQNLESQYNDSPHAAKVNDGGFFYTVAGGGESKAEPLPDGGLRSYGSMSYAGLKSMIYAGLTADDPRVRAATEFLRKNYDVDSNPGMGQQGLFYYYQTMAKALAAVGQDVLTDDRGHQHDWKSQLRSKLYSLQAKDGSWVNPTSRWMEGDPNLVTAYALLTLAQCPPAGK is encoded by the coding sequence ATGTTTCATAAACCACTCCGAGCCGCCTTGCTAGGCGTCTGCCTCAGCCCGATGACTGCGGTGGCCCAGCCGGCCGCACCTGCGGTACAGTTCGACCAGGCCCTTAGCCAATATCGGCAAATGATCGATCGCAGCATCCAGTACCTACGGGTCCGTGGTCAGGCGCGCGATGGTTCGTTCTCTGGTCAGGCCGGTGTTGGCCCAACCGCGCTGGTGGTTAGCGGTTTATTGGCAGTCGGCGTGGCACCGGAGGATCCGATGATCAAGCAGGCTTTTGAATTTCTGGATGCGAATATTCAGCCCGATGGCGGGATTTATGCGCCGCAATCCCGACACCGCAACTACGAAACCTGCATCGCCATCATGGCCTATCATCAGGCCAACCGCGATGGGCGACTGGATTCCGTGCTGGCCGGAGCGGAAAAATTCGTGCGCGGCATACAGTGGGATGAAGACGAAGGAATTCAGCCCAGCAACATGGCTTACGGTGGTGGCGGATACGATTCCCAGTCGCGTCCCGATCTCAGTAACACCAGCTTTCTGATCGAATCGCTGACGTCGCTGGGACGCGGGCCTGATGATGAAGCCATCCAGAAGGCGCTGATTTTCGTGTCACGCTGCCAAAATCTGGAATCGCAGTACAACGACTCGCCGCATGCAGCCAAGGTGAACGACGGTGGCTTTTTTTATACAGTGGCCGGTGGCGGCGAATCCAAAGCCGAGCCGCTGCCTGACGGTGGCCTGCGCTCGTATGGATCCATGTCCTACGCAGGACTCAAGAGCATGATCTACGCCGGTCTGACCGCCGATGATCCTCGAGTCCGCGCAGCCACCGAGTTCTTGCGCAAAAACTATGATGTGGACAGCAATCCCGGCATGGGGCAGCAAGGTCTGTTCTACTACTATCAAACCATGGCTAAGGCGCTGGCTGCCGTTGGACAAGATGTCCTAACCGACGACCGAGGCCACCAGCACGACTGGAAGTCGCAGTTGCGAAGCAAGCTGTATAGCTTGCAGGCCAAAGATGGTAGCTGGGTCAATCCGACGTCGCGCTGGATGGAAGGCGATCCCAATCTAGTCACCGCCTACGCCCTGCTGACCTTGGCCCAATGTCCACCGGCTGGCAAGTAA
- a CDS encoding quinol:cytochrome C oxidoreductase, whose translation MASHSIPNDNLTLPADWRSKAPALSAVGAVLVLLSVFLFVTISDGGLKGFFHSYLTNYMYCLTFCLAALFFVMVQHLVRAGWSAAVRRIAELYAATIPLWALLFIPILATVLMGSESLYSWNRGAGQGLPEIVENKLAFLNSKFFAVRTLVYFLVFIAAARLFFGSSRRQDETGDAGITLRLQKLAAPGIMLFSLSLNFAAFDWMMSTDPAWFSTIYGVYIFAAGMFSFFAVMILTCYLLQQRGRAERIIRIEHYHDLAKFQFGFIVFWSYIAFSQFMLYWYGNIPEETLWYSHRMSGGWEYVGLLLLAFHFIVPFLAFLRRRHRRWPAWLAGWACLLLVVHWLDMTFLIMPNVGAPSLSMMIAHLAGWAGMVLIFVGLFLWRVGDTPVVAVNDPWLPDSLAYQNLP comes from the coding sequence ATGGCATCACATTCGATTCCTAACGATAACCTGACTCTGCCAGCCGATTGGCGTAGCAAGGCACCGGCCCTGAGTGCTGTGGGCGCAGTGCTGGTGTTGCTGAGCGTGTTTCTGTTCGTGACGATCTCCGACGGGGGATTGAAGGGATTTTTCCATTCTTACCTGACCAATTACATGTATTGCCTGACGTTTTGCCTGGCAGCTCTGTTCTTTGTGATGGTTCAACATTTGGTTCGCGCCGGATGGAGCGCAGCGGTCCGCCGCATTGCGGAGCTATACGCAGCTACCATTCCGTTGTGGGCACTGCTGTTCATCCCCATTCTGGCGACGGTGCTCATGGGTAGTGAATCGCTGTATTCCTGGAATAGAGGTGCGGGCCAGGGGCTGCCTGAGATTGTTGAGAACAAGTTGGCGTTCCTCAATTCCAAGTTTTTTGCGGTGCGGACGCTGGTGTACTTCCTAGTCTTTATCGCTGCGGCCCGGCTGTTTTTTGGTTCCAGTCGTCGTCAAGATGAGACCGGCGATGCAGGGATCACGTTAAGGCTTCAGAAGCTGGCGGCTCCAGGCATCATGCTGTTTTCACTGTCACTGAATTTTGCGGCCTTCGACTGGATGATGTCTACCGATCCAGCCTGGTTCAGCACGATCTATGGTGTCTACATTTTTGCGGCCGGCATGTTCAGCTTCTTTGCTGTGATGATTTTGACCTGTTATCTGTTGCAGCAGCGGGGTCGTGCCGAGCGGATCATTCGCATTGAGCACTATCATGATCTGGCTAAGTTCCAGTTTGGCTTCATCGTCTTTTGGTCGTACATCGCTTTTTCACAGTTCATGCTGTACTGGTACGGCAATATTCCGGAAGAGACTTTGTGGTACAGCCACCGCATGTCCGGGGGGTGGGAGTATGTCGGGCTGTTGCTGCTGGCGTTCCACTTCATCGTCCCCTTCCTGGCGTTCCTGCGGCGACGTCATCGCCGCTGGCCAGCTTGGTTGGCCGGCTGGGCTTGCCTGTTGCTGGTGGTGCATTGGTTGGATATGACATTTTTGATTATGCCCAACGTTGGCGCGCCGTCGCTGAGCATGATGATTGCGCACCTGGCAGGTTGGGCCGGTATGGTTTTGATTTTCGTAGGCTTGTTTTTATGGCGAGTCGGTGACACGCCGGTTGTGGCTGTCAATGACCCGTGGCTACCCGATTCGCTGGCGTACCAGAATTTGCCGTAA
- a CDS encoding cytochrome C oxidase subunit IV family protein has product MSDHASPSHGQHHGFSHPMPVWQLIAVFLALIVLTFLTVFQATLELGNIELIASLIIATIKASLVILFFMHMIHDKPLNAILFIGSFIFVALFLGFTLMDAGAYNDVIEQVVVAPDIPANPMQ; this is encoded by the coding sequence ATGTCAGATCACGCCTCACCTTCTCACGGCCAGCATCACGGCTTTTCGCATCCTATGCCCGTGTGGCAGCTGATCGCGGTCTTTTTGGCCCTGATTGTGCTGACGTTCCTAACTGTGTTTCAGGCAACGCTTGAACTGGGCAATATTGAACTGATTGCCTCGTTGATCATCGCTACCATCAAAGCCAGTTTGGTCATCCTGTTCTTTATGCACATGATCCACGACAAGCCACTCAATGCGATCTTGTTCATTGGATCATTCATCTTCGTGGCTCTGTTCTTAGGTTTCACCCTCATGGATGCCGGGGCGTATAACGACGTGATTGAACAGGTCGTCGTCGCACCGGACATTCCGGCCAATCCCATGCAGTAG
- the coxB gene encoding cytochrome c oxidase subunit II: MNLNLLPTLFAEHQGSFWFAPAGSTFAEETDWLFMVLLYISGFFFVLVVGAMVWFAIKFRRRAGYQGDSTALHNNALEIFWTIVPTIIVCWIFYRGVQGYMDMTNPPPETVDINVTASKWNWSFTYPNGAESNELHLPVDKSIRLRMRSNDVLHCFYVPAFRTKQDVVPGRLNVLWFHTILEGKFKLFCAEYCGDNHSEMLADVQVHSQEDYEKKLAELNKHPEAPVAHGEWLYERRGCKGCHSLEPGKVVIGPSFAGSWNKQFNNIDGQSVTFDEQYFIESVESPQAKMKPEFAKASQMPSYKGRLKPKEIDALIAMIRALEDGQITDEERNALPPPEEVPQDGAAQATATK, encoded by the coding sequence ATGAATCTTAATTTACTACCTACTCTGTTTGCTGAGCATCAGGGCAGTTTTTGGTTTGCTCCTGCGGGGTCAACTTTTGCGGAAGAAACCGACTGGCTCTTCATGGTTCTGCTGTACATTTCGGGCTTCTTCTTCGTGTTGGTTGTTGGAGCCATGGTATGGTTCGCCATCAAGTTTCGACGACGCGCGGGTTATCAAGGCGACTCCACCGCGCTGCACAACAATGCGCTGGAGATTTTTTGGACTATCGTTCCAACCATTATCGTGTGCTGGATATTCTACCGAGGGGTACAGGGTTACATGGACATGACGAACCCACCTCCAGAAACTGTTGACATTAATGTGACCGCCAGCAAATGGAACTGGTCGTTTACCTATCCCAATGGTGCGGAGAGCAACGAGCTACACTTGCCGGTTGACAAATCTATTCGCTTGCGAATGCGATCCAACGACGTACTGCACTGCTTCTACGTGCCCGCGTTTCGCACCAAGCAAGACGTCGTGCCCGGACGTTTGAATGTGCTGTGGTTCCACACGATACTGGAAGGTAAATTCAAACTATTCTGCGCTGAATACTGCGGAGACAACCACAGCGAGATGCTGGCGGATGTTCAGGTTCATTCACAGGAAGACTACGAAAAGAAGCTAGCTGAACTGAACAAGCATCCCGAAGCGCCCGTGGCTCACGGCGAGTGGCTGTATGAGCGCCGGGGCTGCAAAGGCTGCCATTCCCTTGAGCCCGGTAAGGTCGTCATCGGCCCTAGCTTTGCTGGATCATGGAACAAGCAGTTCAACAATATTGACGGTCAGAGCGTGACGTTCGACGAACAGTACTTCATCGAGTCGGTCGAATCGCCGCAAGCCAAGATGAAGCCGGAGTTTGCGAAGGCATCGCAGATGCCGTCCTACAAGGGACGACTCAAGCCCAAGGAGATCGACGCTCTTATAGCTATGATTCGAGCTCTGGAGGATGGACAGATTACAGACGAAGAACGCAATGCCCTACCACCGCCAGAAGAAGTTCCCCAAGATGGTGCTGCCCAAGCAACCGCAACCAAGTAG
- the nrfD gene encoding polysulfide reductase NrfD, which yields MASITTANIDNTIDTPGRRTPLITGGHNYAAITRMISRISEEPQPILWWLCMAVSFPLMLLFVALIGHLLLTGVGVWGNMSPVFWGWPIINFVFWVGIGHAGTLISAILFLFRQNWRTSINRSAEAMTIFAVICAGTFPGIHVGRAWLAFWLTPYPSLNLWMWPQFRSPLLWDVFAVGTYASVSLVFWYMGMIPDLATFRDRSRNKWRRMIYGILSLGWSGSSRHWLRYEKAYAILAALATPLVLSVHSVVSFDFAVSQLPGWHTTIFPPYFVAGAIFSGFGMVLTLLIPMRSIYGLKDVITPRHLENMCKIILATGSMVGLAYTTEFFIAWYGQNKYELFTFVNRAFGPYAWAYWTMFLCNVISPQLFWFRAFRTNTLLMWIVTIFVNIGMWFERFVIVVTSLSRDFLPSSWGYFSPTWVDIGMLVGSFGLFFTLFLLFCRFLPVVAISEVKGVISQHAHAEHHLAGGHDHH from the coding sequence ATGGCCAGCATAACCACTGCGAATATCGACAATACGATTGACACACCGGGCCGGCGGACACCGCTGATTACCGGCGGACACAATTACGCTGCCATTACGCGGATGATTTCGCGGATTAGCGAAGAGCCGCAGCCGATCCTGTGGTGGCTGTGCATGGCGGTTTCCTTTCCGCTGATGCTGCTATTCGTAGCGTTGATTGGTCACCTGCTGTTGACCGGTGTCGGCGTGTGGGGCAACATGTCTCCCGTGTTTTGGGGCTGGCCCATTATCAACTTCGTATTCTGGGTGGGTATTGGACACGCCGGAACGTTGATTTCCGCCATTTTGTTTCTGTTTCGTCAAAATTGGCGAACCAGCATCAACCGCTCGGCGGAAGCCATGACGATCTTTGCGGTGATTTGCGCCGGAACGTTTCCGGGTATTCACGTCGGTCGAGCCTGGTTGGCCTTTTGGCTGACGCCCTATCCCAGTTTGAATTTGTGGATGTGGCCTCAATTCCGCAGCCCGTTATTGTGGGACGTATTTGCGGTGGGCACGTATGCCTCGGTATCGTTGGTCTTCTGGTACATGGGGATGATTCCCGACTTGGCAACCTTCCGCGATCGCTCGCGGAACAAGTGGCGCAGGATGATCTACGGCATTCTCAGTCTAGGATGGAGCGGTTCGTCGCGTCACTGGCTCCGGTACGAAAAGGCTTACGCCATCTTGGCCGCGTTGGCCACGCCGCTGGTATTGTCGGTTCACTCGGTGGTGAGCTTTGACTTTGCCGTTTCACAACTGCCTGGTTGGCACACTACGATTTTCCCACCCTACTTCGTGGCCGGGGCTATTTTCAGCGGTTTCGGCATGGTGCTGACGCTGTTGATTCCGATGCGTTCGATCTACGGACTGAAGGATGTGATCACCCCGCGTCACTTGGAGAACATGTGCAAGATCATTTTAGCGACCGGTTCGATGGTCGGCTTGGCGTATACCACCGAGTTCTTTATTGCCTGGTATGGTCAGAACAAGTACGAATTGTTCACGTTCGTCAATCGCGCGTTTGGACCGTATGCCTGGGCTTATTGGACCATGTTCCTGTGCAACGTGATTTCACCTCAGTTGTTCTGGTTCCGAGCCTTCCGCACCAACACGCTATTGATGTGGATTGTGACAATCTTTGTGAACATCGGCATGTGGTTCGAGCGATTTGTGATTGTGGTAACGTCGCTCAGCCGCGACTTCCTGCCTTCCAGTTGGGGTTATTTCTCTCCGACGTGGGTCGATATCGGTATGTTGGTGGGTAGTTTTGGCTTGTTCTTTACGCTGTTCCTGCTGTTTTGCAGATTTTTGCCGGTGGTGGCCATTAGCGAAGTCAAAGGCGTGATCAGCCAACATGCACACGCCGAGCATCACTTGGCCGGCGGGCACGATCACCACTAG
- a CDS encoding cytochrome c oxidase subunit 3 produces the protein MSHDHAGQGHEHPSFLAHHFDDPEQQYDSGKLGIWLFLVTEVLFFSGMFCAYALYRSRNPEVFSFASQFLNTKLGAFNTGVLLFSSLTMAWGVRCSQLRQRGGLVLCLAITLWCASIFLGVKAVEYTHKWDLGLLPASMYHSQYAQPHADHGSWQPIAAVTGQVPMDWLTTLCVLPGLITLGIAVWAMRCFLKQDRRLIEISGSLLLTGVAFFGGVAIGKGFEEAEAHAAEHSHADEAAHVEHAAPQHDSQDGHSAIAPITTGHLVATSSSPAKTNLGDATIEMVDQKGGAGLFFSIYYCMTGVHAIHIIGGMIVLTWLLVRATKDVFHEQYFGPVDYVGLYWHLVDLIWIYLFPLLYLIR, from the coding sequence ATGTCACACGATCATGCCGGCCAAGGACACGAACACCCTTCGTTTCTGGCTCACCATTTTGACGATCCGGAGCAGCAGTACGATTCTGGCAAGTTGGGAATCTGGCTGTTCTTGGTAACAGAAGTCCTATTCTTCAGCGGGATGTTTTGCGCGTATGCTCTGTACCGTTCGCGCAATCCAGAGGTATTCAGCTTTGCCAGCCAATTCCTGAATACCAAACTGGGTGCTTTCAACACTGGGGTGCTGCTGTTTAGTAGCTTGACGATGGCCTGGGGGGTACGCTGTTCCCAACTGCGCCAGCGCGGTGGACTGGTGCTGTGCTTGGCGATCACGCTGTGGTGTGCTTCGATTTTCTTGGGCGTCAAAGCGGTCGAATACACTCACAAATGGGACCTGGGCTTGCTACCGGCCAGCATGTACCACTCGCAATATGCCCAGCCTCACGCAGATCACGGATCGTGGCAGCCGATTGCCGCCGTCACGGGACAGGTTCCCATGGATTGGTTGACGACGTTGTGTGTCCTGCCCGGACTGATCACACTGGGCATAGCGGTCTGGGCAATGCGGTGTTTTCTGAAACAAGACCGGCGCTTGATCGAGATCTCCGGGTCGTTGTTGCTTACCGGCGTGGCCTTTTTTGGCGGTGTGGCCATTGGCAAAGGATTTGAAGAGGCCGAGGCCCACGCGGCAGAACACTCGCATGCTGATGAAGCTGCGCACGTCGAACATGCTGCGCCTCAGCATGATTCGCAAGACGGCCATTCCGCAATTGCACCGATCACTACCGGTCACTTGGTGGCTACTAGTAGTTCGCCGGCCAAGACCAACCTTGGCGATGCGACCATTGAAATGGTGGATCAGAAGGGTGGAGCCGGACTGTTCTTCAGTATCTATTACTGCATGACAGGGGTTCACGCGATCCACATCATCGGCGGTATGATCGTGTTGACATGGCTGCTGGTAAGAGCCACCAAAGATGTCTTCCACGAACAGTACTTCGGTCCGGTAGATTACGTGGGCTTATACTGGCACTTGGTGGACTTGATTTGGATTTACCTGTTCCCGCTGCTGTATCTGATCCGCTAG
- a CDS encoding cbb3-type cytochrome c oxidase subunit I, with product MSASATAQTQSASDNYLYNTRGFLSWALTLDHKRIGLMYLVGVMSAFMLGGFLALILRAHLTSPNMSFLTNQQYNQVFTLHGAIMVFLFIIPSVPAALGNFLVPVMLGAKDVAFPRLNLCSFYLWVTGAIFFLVALCSTGLDTGWTFYTPYSNESKGPVVAATMGVFILGFSSIFTGLNFIVTINTMRPPGMTWFRMPLFLWATYSTSIIQVLATPVIGITVLLLAAERVLGIGIFDPKLNGDPVTFQHFFWFYSHPAVYIMILPGMGIISELMSVHSHKGIFGYRFIAYSSVAIALFGFLVWGHHMFTSGMASVTTIIFSALTFTVSIPSAIKVFNWLATMYKGTVQLNTPMCYALNFIFLFTIGGLTGLWLGALSTDRPLHDTYFVVAHFHYVMMGGTMVGFLGGVFHWWPKMTGKMFNEFWGRVSCLIVFVGFNMTFLPQFVMGSRGMPRRYAKYLDEFQAFHEWSTYGAFLLGCGLFIALGVLIHSLLRGKQAPENPWGGATLEWQCSSPPPFYNFHSAPTVNDPYNYKPLVYHGEAGWEYVHPQSPTVPQSDTEKVHT from the coding sequence ATGAGTGCAAGTGCAACCGCGCAAACTCAAAGTGCAAGCGATAATTATTTGTATAACACCCGAGGCTTTTTGAGCTGGGCCTTAACGCTGGATCACAAGCGCATCGGGTTGATGTACTTGGTCGGCGTTATGTCTGCGTTCATGTTGGGCGGGTTTTTGGCTCTGATTTTGCGAGCCCATTTGACTTCGCCAAACATGTCGTTCTTAACCAACCAGCAGTACAACCAAGTGTTCACGCTGCACGGCGCGATCATGGTGTTCCTGTTTATCATTCCCAGCGTTCCGGCGGCTCTGGGCAACTTCTTAGTGCCCGTCATGTTGGGTGCCAAGGATGTGGCTTTTCCGCGACTAAATTTGTGCAGCTTTTACCTGTGGGTCACGGGTGCGATTTTCTTCTTGGTCGCTCTGTGCTCGACCGGATTGGACACCGGCTGGACCTTTTATACGCCCTACAGCAACGAGTCCAAAGGGCCGGTCGTCGCAGCCACGATGGGCGTGTTTATTCTGGGATTTAGCTCGATTTTTACCGGGCTGAACTTCATTGTGACCATCAATACCATGCGACCACCTGGAATGACCTGGTTCCGCATGCCGCTGTTTCTGTGGGCTACCTATTCGACATCGATTATCCAAGTGCTAGCGACGCCGGTGATCGGAATTACCGTGCTGTTGCTGGCCGCCGAGCGCGTGCTGGGCATTGGCATTTTCGATCCCAAGCTGAATGGCGATCCGGTCACGTTTCAGCACTTCTTCTGGTTCTATTCACACCCGGCGGTATACATCATGATTCTGCCGGGCATGGGAATTATTTCCGAGCTGATGAGCGTGCACAGTCACAAAGGCATCTTCGGCTATCGCTTTATCGCGTATAGCTCGGTGGCCATTGCCCTATTCGGATTCTTGGTATGGGGCCATCACATGTTCACATCAGGCATGGCCTCCGTGACCACGATCATCTTCAGCGCGTTGACATTTACGGTCTCTATTCCATCGGCCATCAAGGTCTTCAACTGGCTGGCTACGATGTACAAGGGGACCGTGCAGTTAAACACGCCCATGTGCTATGCGCTGAACTTTATCTTCTTGTTCACCATTGGTGGTCTTACCGGTCTGTGGCTGGGTGCTCTGTCAACCGACCGACCGCTGCACGACACCTACTTCGTGGTAGCCCACTTTCACTATGTAATGATGGGCGGCACGATGGTCGGCTTTTTAGGTGGTGTCTTCCACTGGTGGCCCAAAATGACCGGCAAGATGTTTAACGAATTTTGGGGACGCGTCTCATGTCTGATTGTGTTCGTTGGCTTTAACATGACCTTCCTACCGCAATTTGTCATGGGCAGTCGGGGCATGCCACGCCGCTATGCCAAGTATCTGGACGAATTCCAGGCATTCCATGAATGGTCGACGTATGGTGCATTCCTGCTGGGTTGTGGTCTGTTCATCGCGCTGGGAGTGCTGATTCATTCGTTGCTACGAGGCAAGCAGGCACCTGAAAATCCATGGGGTGGTGCGACCTTAGAATGGCAGTGCTCATCGCCACCGCCGTTCTATAACTTCCATAGCGCTCCCACCGTCAACGATCCTTACAACTACAAGCCGTTGGTGTACCACGGCGAAGCAGGCTGGGAATATGTGCATCCGCAAAGCCCAACTGTTCCGCAGAGCGACACCGAGAAAGTTCACACTTAG
- a CDS encoding DUF3341 domain-containing protein has translation MSDHKPQKTVKPPRAFGWMAEYDDENKMLEAARKVRDAGYTRTDVFAPFPVHGIDEALGIKPTILPWFSLIAGATGTGVALLMQCWMNAVDYPYIISGKPFISLPAFIPVTFELTVLFAAFTTVFAMLALNGLPRLSNPVFTNPKFDRATDDRFFLWVDARDKYFNSDSVKSLLQATGPLGVEEVREDDSSTEIPKGLYGIIGTLILLTIIPLTVVWNIRSVRSGSPRWHVFFDMDFQPFRKAQKETTQFADGRTERPPVPGTVARGTQSGDDPYFLGYTPANDTAAIMPSVSGIRLVSAQEESPAADSAPANTDAEPADSDGQPAAESSSAAAPEPAQSTAQPPSTDQSTGELVAEDPSAGKSEASQQAAGGTVATGAEPDYAWLSSLPEQVQADDRLFELGQRKFNQVCAVCHGYAGYGNGLVTQRAESIGATYWLQPTSVHDPRVQQQPLGRVYYTITHGKGKMAGYSSSLNVQERWAVAVYVKSLQRSQNAQSGDVPPDTAGQ, from the coding sequence ATGAGCGATCATAAGCCACAAAAAACTGTCAAACCGCCACGAGCCTTCGGGTGGATGGCCGAGTATGACGACGAAAATAAGATGCTGGAGGCGGCTCGCAAGGTGCGGGATGCTGGCTATACACGAACCGACGTATTTGCACCATTTCCGGTTCACGGTATCGACGAAGCGTTAGGCATCAAGCCGACCATTCTGCCGTGGTTCAGTCTGATTGCCGGTGCCACGGGTACCGGAGTGGCGCTGCTGATGCAGTGCTGGATGAACGCAGTGGATTATCCCTACATTATTTCCGGTAAGCCATTTATCAGCCTGCCCGCCTTCATACCGGTGACCTTTGAGTTGACCGTGCTATTTGCGGCGTTCACCACCGTCTTTGCAATGCTGGCGCTCAATGGCTTGCCGCGATTATCCAATCCGGTGTTTACCAATCCCAAGTTTGACCGCGCAACGGACGATCGCTTTTTCTTGTGGGTTGATGCTCGCGATAAGTATTTTAACAGCGACAGCGTCAAATCGCTGTTGCAGGCCACTGGGCCACTGGGCGTGGAAGAAGTCCGCGAAGACGACAGTTCCACCGAGATACCCAAAGGCCTGTACGGTATCATCGGTACGCTGATCCTGTTGACGATCATTCCGTTGACTGTGGTGTGGAACATTCGTTCGGTCCGTAGCGGCAGCCCCCGCTGGCACGTCTTTTTCGACATGGATTTTCAGCCCTTTCGCAAGGCTCAAAAGGAAACGACTCAGTTCGCTGACGGTCGTACCGAGCGACCGCCGGTTCCAGGAACAGTGGCGCGTGGTACTCAGTCAGGGGATGATCCCTATTTTCTAGGATATACCCCGGCCAATGACACGGCAGCTATTATGCCTTCGGTGAGCGGTATTCGGTTGGTAAGTGCGCAAGAGGAGTCGCCGGCGGCAGACAGTGCTCCTGCTAACACAGACGCGGAACCGGCAGACTCCGATGGTCAACCCGCTGCTGAATCGTCATCTGCAGCGGCACCAGAACCTGCCCAGTCCACCGCCCAACCACCTTCAACAGACCAATCTACTGGAGAGCTAGTGGCTGAGGATCCATCAGCCGGTAAATCCGAGGCTAGCCAGCAAGCGGCTGGTGGAACGGTGGCGACTGGTGCCGAACCGGATTACGCATGGTTGAGCAGCTTGCCTGAGCAGGTTCAGGCTGACGACCGGTTATTTGAATTAGGTCAGCGCAAGTTCAATCAAGTGTGTGCCGTCTGTCATGGCTATGCCGGCTATGGCAATGGCTTGGTCACGCAGCGCGCCGAGTCGATTGGCGCTACCTATTGGTTGCAACCCACCAGCGTACATGACCCGCGAGTTCAGCAACAACCGCTGGGCCGCGTTTACTACACGATCACGCACGGTAAAGGCAAGATGGCCGGATATAGCTCGTCGCTGAATGTTCAAGAGCGCTGGGCGGTGGCCGTATATGTCAAGTCGCTGCAGCGTAGCCAGAACGCGCAATCCGGCGATGTCCCCCCAGACACTGCTGGTCAGTAA
- a CDS encoding SCO family protein has translation MSPTIRTTTVRCLGRAVGVVVALQVNAWCGIAFGQSMQDQSPLGDDLPANAANIKVEDRVGDFLPLELSFRDDQGRAVRLSHFFDNGKPVVLTLNYSDCPGLCMAQLENMVETLRTSDAAGLGTDYQMISVSIDPREDYHKAARTKAKYTGLLPGTRADAGWHFLVGNQPEITSLAKALGYYYTYDAANDRFNHPAVTYFVSSQGRICRYLVDLGIEPDQFRLAVGEAAEGKLTRSLADVFVQFCYYYDPQANRYSADARRVMALGGAAFAVLLLGCTAPFWFSSKKEPTSTPQHVSQVGATDPTNQPT, from the coding sequence ATGTCCCCCACGATTCGTACCACAACCGTGCGCTGCCTCGGCCGAGCTGTCGGCGTGGTGGTCGCTCTTCAGGTTAATGCCTGGTGCGGGATCGCCTTTGGACAGTCGATGCAGGATCAATCACCGCTTGGAGATGATTTGCCGGCCAACGCGGCCAATATCAAAGTGGAAGATCGCGTGGGCGATTTTCTGCCCCTGGAGCTGAGCTTCCGTGATGATCAGGGGCGCGCAGTTCGCTTGAGCCATTTCTTCGACAACGGCAAGCCCGTCGTGCTAACATTGAACTATAGCGATTGTCCAGGCTTGTGCATGGCACAACTGGAAAACATGGTCGAGACCCTGCGCACCAGCGATGCTGCCGGACTGGGAACCGATTATCAGATGATCAGCGTGAGCATCGATCCCCGTGAGGACTATCACAAGGCGGCCCGTACCAAAGCCAAATACACTGGACTGTTGCCTGGAACTCGGGCGGACGCAGGCTGGCATTTCTTGGTTGGCAATCAACCGGAAATCACTAGCTTGGCCAAAGCGCTGGGATATTATTACACCTACGATGCCGCCAACGATCGCTTTAACCACCCAGCAGTCACCTATTTTGTCAGTTCGCAAGGCAGAATCTGCCGCTATTTGGTGGACTTGGGCATCGAGCCCGATCAGTTTCGCCTAGCTGTGGGCGAAGCCGCCGAAGGCAAGTTGACCCGTAGCTTAGCTGACGTTTTTGTGCAATTTTGCTACTACTATGATCCACAAGCCAATCGTTATTCGGCCGACGCCCGTCGCGTGATGGCCTTGGGCGGAGCCGCCTTCGCAGTACTGCTGCTAGGCTGCACGGCCCCGTTTTGGTTTAGTTCGAAAAAAGAACCGACTTCGACCCCACAACACGTCTCGCAGGTCGGTGCCACCGACCCCACCAATCAACCGACCTAA